From the Exiguobacterium aurantiacum genome, one window contains:
- a CDS encoding MBL fold metallo-hydrolase encodes MQTLTQHSDRFWYMDPVAETDRPILGAVIGDTHTLMIDAGNSEAHTNLFLDALTERGIKRPTLVALTHWHWDHIFGLSALTDTVSIASTATKAGMERLLPYAWDDASLAERVRDGREIAFCAEAIQLEYGAERSMRVVLPTMTFDDTLTLDLGGVHVILKHVGGDHAADAVVAYMPEEKVLFLGDALYANLYAPTWRMTPGQTLRLLDVLDQFNAEAYVWSHGQVVTRPEYEKDRDILRSLARITVDFPGNNKLITAQYERLTGRPVDKEEQELISFFVNGSNGEA; translated from the coding sequence ATGCAGACACTTACACAGCATTCGGACCGGTTTTGGTACATGGACCCGGTCGCGGAGACCGATCGACCCATTTTGGGGGCCGTCATCGGCGACACCCATACGCTCATGATTGATGCGGGGAACTCGGAGGCGCACACGAATTTATTTCTAGACGCCTTAACCGAGCGGGGCATCAAGCGGCCGACACTTGTCGCGTTGACGCATTGGCATTGGGACCACATCTTTGGCTTGTCGGCGCTGACCGACACCGTCTCCATCGCGAGCACGGCGACAAAAGCTGGGATGGAACGATTATTACCCTATGCGTGGGATGATGCCTCCTTGGCCGAACGGGTTAGGGACGGGCGCGAGATCGCGTTTTGTGCGGAAGCGATTCAACTCGAGTACGGGGCGGAGCGGTCGATGCGCGTCGTCCTACCGACGATGACGTTCGATGATACGCTCACCCTCGACCTCGGCGGGGTTCATGTCATTCTGAAACATGTCGGCGGAGATCACGCCGCTGATGCGGTCGTGGCTTACATGCCAGAGGAAAAGGTGTTGTTTTTAGGGGATGCGCTTTATGCGAACTTGTATGCGCCGACTTGGCGGATGACACCGGGACAGACGCTTCGTCTGTTAGACGTGCTCGATCAGTTCAATGCCGAGGCGTACGTCTGGTCGCACGGTCAAGTCGTGACCCGTCCCGAATACGAGAAGGACCGCGACATATTAAGGAGTTTGGCCCGAATCACTGTCGATTTCCCGGGAAATAATAAGTTGATAACCGCTCAGTACGAACGATTGACGGGGCGTCCGGTAGACAAGGAAGAACAAGAGTTGATTTCGTTTTTCGTGAACGGTTCGAACGGTGAGGCATGA